The proteins below come from a single Triticum aestivum cultivar Chinese Spring chromosome 5D, IWGSC CS RefSeq v2.1, whole genome shotgun sequence genomic window:
- the LOC123122566 gene encoding F-box/kelch-repeat protein At5g42350, translating to MSGAAALRRSGSNSLSALLRAEDDDTGALAATKRRDGGGRRGRRSCLRLPLGGAGGCRVCACDEVDPAPRRRAPADVDGDGDAEVAADGEDQRVPAALQCFSWKKGPAAAVRIGRALRVQDDAVAEDAAPSLTALPDDVLEMVLSRLPLASLLAARCVCRRWRDLTVAPQLLRLRREGPRAATTPWLFLFGVEADGGWGASAAATAVHALDVAARRWRRVGAAPLKGRFLFSVAGVSDELYVVGGRSGGSSAGSVKTKTHKGVMVFSPLTGAWRKTSPMRAARSRPVLGVFEMSASRSIGHARAEKHVRRANAGGKFRLGGTSAVYEDPHRLSLRRLRLRDVLNEDTDSTVPAHGHGKAAKQQKQPAQARQALIAVGGRGPWDEPLVSGEIYDPVTDKWAEIAGFPTDVGLACSGAVCGDTFYVYCESDTLVAYHLDAGSWSVVQTSRPPPRLRDYTPALVCCASRLFMLCVSWCDPANRRDKVVRKVFELNLGSTPLLQWIEASAHPDAPMDSNAVFAAGQDRIYSVEMFRIFGKVLDFATACRVSGGEQSWSRIGRENAAAEADAMSCRLKSMAMLLL from the coding sequence ATGTCTGGAGCGGCCGCGCTGCGGAGATCCGGCAGCAACAGCCTCTCCGCCCTGCTGCGCGCCGAGGACGACGACACCGGCGCCCTGGCCGCCACCAAGCGGCGTGACGGAGGGGGGcgccgagggaggaggagctgCCTCCGCCTGCCCCTCGGCGGCGCCGGCGGCTGCCGCGTCTGCGCCTGCGACGAGGTCGACCCCGCCCCGCGCCGTCGCGCGCCAGCGGACGTGGACGGGGACGGCGATGCGGAGGTGGCTGCTGACGGGGAGGACCAGCGTGTCCCCGCCGCGCTCCAGTGCTTCTCCTGGAAGAAGGGCCCCGCGGCCGCCGTGCGCATCGGCCGGGCATTGCGGGTCCAGGATGATGCGGTGGCGGAGGATGCGGCGCCGTCCCTCACGGCGCTCCCGGACGACGTGCTGGAGATGGTGCTGAGCCGCCTGCCGCTGGCCTCGCTCCTGGCCGCGCGCTGCGTGTGCCGGCGGTGGAGGGACCTCACCGTCGCGCCGCAGCTGCTGCGGCTGCGCCGCGAGGGGCCGCGCGCGGCCACGACGCCCTGGCTGTTCCTGTTCGGGGTCGAGGCGGACGGTGGCTGGGGCGCGTCGGCTGCCGCCACGGCCGTGCACGCGCTCGACGTGGCCGCGCGCCGGTGGCGCCGGGTCGGGGCGGCCCCGCTCAAAGGCAGGTTCTTGTTCTCCGTAGCCGGCGTCAGCGACGAGCTCTACGTTGTCGGCGGCCGCTCCGGGGGGTCGAGCGCTGGCTCCGTCAAGACCAAGACCCACAAGGGAGTCATGGTGTTCAGCCCTCTCACCGGCGCGTGGCGGAAGACCTCCCCGATGCGGGCGGCGCGGTCACGGCCGGTGCTGGGGGTGTTCGAGATGTCTGCCAGTCGCAGCATTGGCCACGCCCGCGCTGAGAAGCATGTCCGGCGCGCCAACGCCGGTGGCAAGTTCCGGCTGGGAGGCACCTCCGCCGTGTACGAGGACCCGCACCGGCTCTCGCTCCGGCGGCTCCGTCTCAGGGATGTACTGAACGAGGACACCGATTCCACTGTCCCAGCTCATGGTCACGGCAAGGCTGCCAAGCAACAGAAGCAGCCAGCTCAGGCAAGGCAAGCCCTGATCGCTGTGGGTGGCCGAGGGCCATGGGACGAGCCCCTGGTGTCCGGCGAAATATACGATCCGGTGACCGACAAATGGGCCGAGATCGCCGGGTTCCCCACCGACGTCGGCCTGGCGTGCTCCGGCGCCGTCTGCGGCGACACGTTCTATGTCTACTGCGAGTCCGACACACTTGTCGCCTACCATCTCGACGCCGGCTCATGGTCCGTCGTCCAGACGTCCCGCCCACCGCCGCGGCTCCGGGACTACACGCCGGCGCTGGTCTGCTGCGCGTCCCGGCTGTTCATGCTCTGCGTCTCATGGTGCGACCCGGCGAACCGGAGGGACAAGGTGGTGCGCAAGGTGTTCGAGCTGAACCTCGGCTCGACACCGCTGCTCCAGTGGATCGAGGCGTCGGCGCACCCGGACGCGCCCATGGATTCCAACGCGGTGTTCGCCGCCGGCCAGGACAGGATCTACTCCGTGGAGATGTTCAGGATCTTCGGCAAGGTCCTCGATTTTGCCACGGCTTGCCGTGTCTCCGGCGGCGAGCAGAGCTGGAGCCGCATCGGCCGGGAGAACGCGGCCGCGGAGGCCGACGCCATGTCCTGCCGGCTGAAATCCATGGCCATGCTGCTCCTCTGA